CAGGACCCGACGACCTTTCACGGCAAGATCTTTCGCCTGAAACGCGATGGCACCATCCCCACCGACAACCCGTTTCCCGGCTCCCCCGTCTGGAGCATCGGTCACCGCAACCCGCAGGGCCTCGCCTTCCGCCCCACGGACGGTGCGCTGTGGTCGACCGAGCATGGGCCGGACAGCCAGGACGAATTGAACCGCATCGTGAAGGGCGGCAATTACGGCTGGCCCAAATGCCGCGGCATCGATCCCTGCAACGGGATCGCCAATTACCAGCCGGCCATTGCCGAATTTGAGCGCAGCTCCACCATCGCCATCTCGGACCTCATCTTCTATCGCGGCGCGGCCTTCCCGGACTGGCAGGGCGACATCCTGTTCGTGGCGCTCAAAACCGGCCGCCTCTATCACCTCGAGCTCGACGGCGACAAGGTCGTGAAGTCGGAGATCCTGATCGACGACCAATTCGGCCGCCTGCGCGATATCGCCGAAGCCCCCGATGGCAGCCTCTATCTTGCCACCGACAATGGGGACGATCAGATCCTGCACCTCGTGCCGCGCTAGGTCTTATCCCTTCGCATCGTCTGGACTCTGTTGCCCGACCTCTGCTAGCTTGAGCAAAATGCTGCACTGCGAAATAGCCGGCAGCGAGAAGATTGGGTGAGGAGGAACGCGCGTGGCCG
This Rhodospirillaceae bacterium DNA region includes the following protein-coding sequences:
- a CDS encoding PQQ-dependent sugar dehydrogenase → MRRILLVIASLLLATQPVRAEAPFTVTTLTDGLEHPWTIAVTPDDKVLVTERPGRLRHIDPASGKARKIGGLPDIRVQSESGLMGMALDPAFAENGHLYLCYSTGGVLSAGNRLSRFTLKGNALQDELVLIDDLPGARWHNGCRVAMSPDGFLYASMGDATEAADAQDPTTFHGKIFRLKRDGTIPTDNPFPGSPVWSIGHRNPQGLAFRPTDGALWSTEHGPDSQDELNRIVKGGNYGWPKCRGIDPCNGIANYQPAIAEFERSSTIAISDLIFYRGAAFPDWQGDILFVALKTGRLYHLELDGDKVVKSEILIDDQFGRLRDIAEAPDGSLYLATDNGDDQILHLVPR